The region CTTGCCTGTGACATCATTACGATCCATACGCCGAAAACCGAAGAGACCATCGGGATGATCGGAAAAGAGGAGATCGCCAAGATGAAAGACGGCGTGATCCTCATCAACTGCGCCCGGGGAGGGCTCTACGACGAAGAGGCCCTCTACGAAGGCCTCAAAAGCGGCAAGATCGCTATGGCCGGTATCGATGTCTTCAGCAAAGAGCCCGCGATCGACAACCCTCTGCTGGATCTGAACAATGTCACCGTGACCCCCCACCTTGGGGCCAACACCCGTGAATCCCAGCGTAACATCGCGGTCCAGGCTGCCGAGAACGCGATCGCTGCCGCCAAAGGGATCGCCTATCCCAACGCACTCAATCTTCCGATCCGGGAGAACGAATTGCCCGAATTCGTGATGCCTTTCCTGGAGCTAACCCAGAAGATCGGTTATATGAGTGCCCAGGTGGCAAAAAGCGGGGCCAAGGCGATCAAAGTGATTGCCGAGGGACCGGTTTCGGAGTATATCGATTCCCTGACCACTTTCGCTACCGTCGGGGTCATGAGCGAAGCTCTGGCGGACAGCATCAACTATGTCAACGCCGAGTATGTGGCTAAAGAGCGTGAAATCGAAATCCTCAAAGAGACGATCCCTGAAGCCAAGGGTTTCAAAAATCTCGTGACAGTCAAACTTACGACCCAAAACGGTCAAGTGATCCGCATCAGCGGCACTGTCTTCGAAGAGGGGATCCAGCGCATCGTCGATATCGACGGCTACACTCTCGATCTGGAGCCCAAGGGGCGTATGATCCTGTTCAAGAACAATGACGAACCCGGTGTCATCGGTGATGTGGGACGTATCATCGCCGAAAACGGTCTCAATATCGGCGACTTCCGTCTGGGGCGGGATAGCAACGGACAGGCTTTGGCGGTTGTCCGTGTCGATGGAGAAATTCCCAAAAAACTCATCGACGAATTGGCGGCACTCCCCGCCTGCATCAGTGTCAAGGCTGTCTCCCTCTAGGGGGGTCGATGACCCTTCACTTTTTCATTCTGTAAATGATCAAAATTTTTAAAGAGATCCATAAGTCTCCCTCGCTATAATTCCCGGAATATTTATCATCAGTTAATTATCGATTATCACTCTATTCATAATTGATATTTTTTGCTATAATGAAGCCATTATCGCAAGTTTTGGCGGAATGAGGAGTACTATATGTGGCGCGCTATTTCGGTATTGCTGATTGGAAGCATCCCGGCACTCGCAGGGTTGAAGCATTTAACGCTCAACCAGGCTTTGCAAATTTTGGACAAAAAGAATATGGAGATCAAAGTCTCGAAATTCGAAGAGACGATGAAAAAATACGATGAGTTGGTCGTAGAAGGAAAAAACTGGGGATCATTGACGGTAAGTCTCCAGGCCCTGCGTTCCAATGATGCCGGCAACGTCTTTGGATTCAAACTCCAGAGCCGAGAAGCGGACTTTGAAGACTTTGGCTTCTCTGATTTTCTCGCCTGTATGGGGGCAAATCCTCCCGCATACTGTCAGGATGTCCTCCACCGTCAACCCGAAGATTTGAACTATCCAAAAGCAAGAAACCATTTCTTGACAAAACTCACTTATCAGGTTCCTTTATATACCGGTGGTAAACTGACCGAATACAAGAAGATCACCGAAAAGATGTATCAGATGAGCAAGCTCGATACGCGCAAGCTCCGAGATGAAAAGATCTTCCAGGTGAAAAAAGCCTTCTATAATATTACCCTCGTCAATCGTTATATCTACAATCTAAACAAGATTCGTCACAATATGGAAAAGTTGAAGCGGACCATTTGGGAGATGAAAAAAGAGGGGTATACCAAAAAGACGGATGTCCTGGAGGTGGAAGCGCGCCTGGCCAAAGTGGACAGCATGCTCAACCAGGCAAGACTCAATCGGAGCCTCGCCCTTCAATTTCTCTCTTTCCTCATCGATACCGATGTGGATTCCATCCGGCAGGTAAACCTCTCCGTACATGCGCCACGAGTTAGCAAGAGTGATATAGAGCGGATGAGCCTGGATATCCAGAAAGCGAAAATGGGTCTCGAAGTGGCACGTCATGCCATTCAGACGGAAAAAGCTAATTTCCTCCCGATGGTCGGAGCCTTTGGCGAGTACGGAAGTGCCGATGACCATTTGTGGAACGATTTCGGCAAAAAAGACTTTTATACCGTGGGCATGCAGGTCAAAATGAACCTTTTTAACGGCGGTAGCGACAAGGCCAAGCTGGAAAAAGCACGGGTGCGCCATATGAAAGTGGCAACCCAGGTGGCTTTGGCGAAGAAGGGGATAGCCCTTCAGGTCAAAAAACTGCAAACTTCCATTCGCTCGCTCGAATATGATTTGAAAAGCGAGCGCAAGCAGCTCGAGCTTGCCAAACAGGTTTATAAGACTTATGAAACGAAATACAAAGAGGGCTTGGCTTCTATCACCGATGTGCTGATTAAACAGTCGATCGAGCTTCAGGTTTTGCTGGAGTATCTGCAGGTCGCCAACAAACACAGTGAAAAAGTCTTCGAACTTGAAAAAATTCTCGACTGGGGAGGTCGTTCATGAAAAAAATCATCCTTACCGTCCTGGCGATTGCCGGTACACTTTTTTCCGGTGAGCTGGAGCTCAGCGGGACCGTCATCTCCGACAACCAGAAGATGATCACGAGTCGTTTTATGGGCTTTGTCAAAGATATGAATGTCAGCGAAGGGGATCGAGTCAAGAAAGGGCAGGTGCTCTACGAGATCGATTCCAAAGAGATCGAAGCGGCGGTCAAACAGGTCGATCTGGCTATTTCCCAGGCACGGCTCGCCCTGCAGATGAATGAGAATCAGCTCAACAACGTCTTGTTGAACCTGGCACGGAACAAGCGCCTCCTTCAGAAGGATATGGTTTCCAAGTTTGAAGTGGAGCAGCTGGAATTGGCGGCGAAAAATATGAGAGATATGGTCGAGATCGCCAAGAAACAGGTGGAGCAGGCCGAAGCACAGAAAGAGTCGGTGCTTAATCAATACAAATATTTGACGATTAAAGCACCCAACGATGGTGTAGTTGTGGCCAAAAGGCTCAACGAAGGGGATATGCAAATCCCCGGAATGCCCGCCCTGGTCATCACCGACCTCAGGCATCTCAAAGTCCTTGTGCAGATCAGTGAAAGCAACCTCAAACATATTCGTATCGGCAAAAAGGTCAAAGTGGAGATCCCCTCCATCGGTTTTCAAACCGAAGGGAAGATCAGCGCGATTATCCCGGCGTCGAATCCTATGACTCACAAGTTCAAGATCAAAATTACTTTCGATAAGAAGAATGCCAACGTCTTCCCCGGTATGTATGCCAAAGTCTATATCCCCGAAGAGGATAAGTGACGATGATCTCCTACAAGCCCAAAGATATCGCAGGAAAGCTGGCGCTGGCATTCCTCAAGAACCCTTTGACGCTGGTTCTGGGAATTTCACTCTTGCTCTTGGGATTCATTTCGCTGGAAGTGATGCCGAGGGAGGAGGATCCCCAGATCGCTATCTCAGGAGGAGCCGTCATTGCCCCGATGCCCGGAGCAACGCCCCGGGAGATCGAAAACGTCATTGTCAACCCGCTGGAGCGCAAACTCCGTGAAATCAAAGGGATCGACCATATTTACGGCATTGCGATGCACAATGTGGGGATCGTCAATGTCGTCTACAAGATCGGTGAGCGCAGAGAAGACGCCAACCTCAAGCTCTACGATAAAGTGATGCAGAATATGGACAAAATGCCCAAGGGAGTGATGCAGCCGCTGGTCAAACCCTTTGATATCGATATTGATATTCCCATCCTCACCTTCGCTTTCTACCCTCTTGAGGGGCAAAAAGCCGATTATGAAAAGCTCTTTCCCCTCGTTCGGCATATGCAGCAGCGGATCAATGCCGTGCACAATGTGGCCAAGACGACCCTCAAGGGAGAGCACAAGCCCCAATTCAACGTCGAAGTGGACCTGAACAAGCTCAGTGCCTACAATCTTTCCTTGGGGCAGATTATGAAGGCAATCCAATCCATCGCCGTTAACGTCCCCGATGTCAAAGGGCGCACCAAAAGCAAAAAGCTCCTGATCTTTGGTGTGAAGAATGCCATCGAGACCGTCGACGATGTCAAGAATATTATTGTCGCCCAATATATGGGATCGCCTATTTACCTGCGTGATGTAGCAACGGTCGAACGGGGTATCGATTTCCAAAATTTCAAAACCGCTTATGTCGCGTTCAAAAAAGGAAAGAGTGCCGAAGAGATTCGAAAAGCGAAACTCTCTCCCGTCAAAGAGCAGATCACCCTTACCGTCTCCAAGCTGGCGGGGACCAATGCAGTCTTTGTCGCCGACGATGTGCTCAAAGTGATGGCGCAGTATCGGGAGAGGCTTCGTAAATACGGCTTCGGCTATATCGTAACGCGTAATTACGGAAAGCGGGCCAACGATGCTGTCAATGAATTGGTCGATCACCTTCTGGTCACCATTTTGATCATCGCGATCATGCTCGTCTTCGCCTTGGGCTTCAAAGAAGCAATCATCGTCACGCTGACCGTACCGGCGATTTTGGCGGTGACCCTCTTCATCGCCTGGATCAGCGGGCAGACCATCAACCGAATCACCCTCTTCGCCTTTTTGCTCTCCCTGGGACTTTTGGTAGATGCGGCGATCATCGTGATCGAAAACATCCACCGTCATCTCCATAGCCACGACGCACCCGAACGCAGTATGGAAGAGATCCTCGTGGAAGCGACCGACGAGATCGGGGCTCCGACCAACGTGGCAACGCTGGCGATCATTATGACGATGATCCCCATGCTCTTCGTCGGGGGGATGATGGGGTCCTTTATGAAGCCCATTCCCCTCAATGTCCCTGTGGCATTGATCGCTTCATTGGTGGTGGCCTATATCTTCACCCCCTATCTCAGTCTCAAACTCTTGAAAAAGCCCAAAGCCCACCACCATCACCATCACGGGCAAGATGGGAAAGAAGGAGCGAAATGATGAAGCGCTTCGAGAATTTTGTTTATAACATTCTGGAACACAAATCGAAAAAGACTTTGGTGGTTCTGTTGACCCTGTTGGCTTTGGCGGGCTCGGTGGCGATGCTGCCCTTCAAAATCGTCAAGGCCAAGATGCTGCCCGGAAAGAGTGACAATACCTTCTCGGTCTACATCACTACACCGACCGGCAGTTCGATTGATCAAACCTATCAAGTGGGACAATGTGTGGTCGAGGAGCTTAAAAAAGAGCCTGAGATCACCGATATGGAGATCTATGCCGGTATGGGGATCCCCCTCGACTATGCCGGTCTGGTAAAGGGTTCGGGAATGAAGAATTCCGAGAACGTCGCCGAGATCGCCGTAAACCTCACCGACAAGCACGAGCGGGAGATCACCTCCATCGAGATGGTCCACCGCTTGCGTCCGGTGGTAAAAAAAGCCTGTAGCGGCGTCGTGCCCGGTTCCCGTATCCAATTTGTCGAGCAACCCGCCGGTCCTCCGACTCTGGCATCCATCGTCGTCGAAGTGACCGGTCACAATATTCCCAAGATCCGTGAATTGGCCGCTGAAGTGGCCGGGATCCTCAAAAAGACTCCCACGCTGGTCGATGTGGATATTATGGAAGACGATATTTACAAAAAATATGAACTGATTCCCGACAAAGAGAAGATCGCCCGAAGCGGCCTGAGCGTGGATCAGGTCAACAAGATCATCTACCTCGCGTTTGAAGGGATGGCGATCGCTCATAAAAACTCGGCGAACGAGCCGGATCAGATCCAAATCTTCGAAATACTGGATCCCCGCACCAAACTCTTTAAAAGCAAGAGTCTCGACGCTTTGCGGCGCAAGCTCAACGAGCTGAACCTGATGAACAAGAAAGGGATGATGGTTCCCATCAGCGAAGTGGTGACCATCAAAGAGGTCGATTCCAAGCCGAGCATCATGCAAAAAGATCTCCATCGGATGATCAACGTGACGGCCGAGACCGACGAAGAGTCCCAGGTCTATCCTCTGCTCGAGGCACGGGAGCGGATGATCAAGTATTTCACCAAAAAAGGCTACAAGGTGGAAAAAGAGCCCGGGATGTCCACCTATATGTTCGATCTCCATTTGACCGATCCCAAAACGGGCGAGAAGTATCTGCTCCGCTGGGACGGGGAGATGAAAGTGACGTTGGATACTTTCCGGGATCTGGGCGGGGCCTTTATCGGGGCGCTGGTGCTGATTTTCCTCCTACTGGTGATCTATTACAAAAACTACGGTTTGCCCACCATCGTACTGATCGGAAGCTTCCTGAGTATCATCGGGGTCATCGTCGGGCACTGGGTGGCTGATCTGGTGACTAAGGACACCTTTTTCCTGACGGCCACCTCCCTCATCGGCTTTATCGCCCTGATGGGGATCAGCTCACGGAACTCCCTCCTGCTGATTGACTTCGCCAAGTCTCTGATGGAAGCGAGGGGGATGCCCAAGCGCCGGGCCATTGCCGTCGCTTCGGCTACCCGGGCCAAGCCGATTATGCTGACCGCGATCGCCATCATCCTCGGTTCGGCGCTGCTGGCGAGTGACCCGATCTTCGGCGGGCTGGGGGTCGCGCTGATCTCCGGGACTGTCGCGGCGGTCTTCGTTTCGCTGATCTTCGTGCCGGTGCTTCTGGACAATGCCAAATCGATGGAACTCGACGACGACAATCCTCTCCATCACGATCCAAACGACATCTCGATCACGCGCTGAGGCTTCAGGCGTGTAAGAGCGCTATGCTGAAGTGCGCGCTTCCTTCTTCAGACAATAACCGGTACGCAATGAGCAAATTGCTATAATCACCCATATTTTTTCAAGGAGTCATCATGGCAACCATAGGCATGGGCGATATCAAAAAGGGCACCCGTCTCGAGATCGACGGCAACCCCTACAAAGTGATCGAATTTCAACACGTCAAACCCGGGAAGGGAGCGGCTTTTGTCCGGATCAAGATCCGTAACCTCGCCAACGGAAAGGTGATCGAAAAGACGGTCCACGCCGGCGACAAATTCGAAGTCCCCGAACTGGAGTACAAAAAGATGCAGTATCTCTATGACGATGGGGAGATGCTGCAGTTTATGGACAGCGAAACCTTCGATCAGATGGGGCTGACCCACGAGCAGGTCGGTGAAGTCTTCGATTTTATGATCGACGGGATGGAAGCGACGATCCTCTTTCACAAGGGCAAGCCCATTACCGTGGAGATTCCCCAGACCGTAGAGCTGAAAGTGGTCGAAACGCCCCCCAACTTCAAAGGGGATTCCCAGGGCGGGAAAAAGCCCGCCACCCTTGAAAGCGGTGCCGTGGTTCAGGTTCCCTTTCACATCCTCGAAGGTGACGTGGTCAAAGTCGATACCGTCGAAGGTAAATATCTGGAGAAGGTGAAGTAAATCACCTCTCCATTTCTTCTTTTTCTTCATTTCCTCAAATCCGTTATAATATTTCCGAGATCATCAACCGATATAAGGAGTGAACTATGGCACGAGCACTGGTACCTTTGGCTGAAGGATTCGAAGAGATCGAAGGCGTAACGATTATCGATATTTTGCGTCGTGGCGGCGTGGCGGTCGATAGTGCCTACCTGCCGGGTGAATTCGCTACCGACCTGGTGACGGGAGCCAACGGCATTACCGTCCAGGCCGATATCCCCCTCGCCAACGCGGTGGTAGATGAATACGACATCATCGCACTGCCAGGCGGCTGGGGCGGGACCAACCGCCTGGCGGAGAATGAATTGGCCCAGAGCCTGCTCAAAAGTTTCAAAGAGCAGGGCAAATGGGTCGCCGCGATGTGCGCCGCTCCCTATGCGTTGCATGTCGCGGGGGTCCTCAGCCCCAAGTACACCTGCTATCCCGGAGTCGAAGAGCAGATCCGTCCCCAGGACTGGGTCAATGAGATGGTCGTGGTGGATGAGAAGGTGATCACGTCTCAGGGGCCCGGCACGGCGATCTGCTTCGCCCTGGAGATCGTGCGCCAGCTGGTAGGCGAAGAGAGCTATACCACCGTCAAAGAGGGAACCCTGGCCCGCTACTGCTAAGCGACCCTTCGAGACCTGGGGATGCGACTTCAGTAGCACAATAAAAAACTCATCAACTGGGAATCTATTTTAGCGACTAAAGTCGCTCCCCCAGTTTTCTTAACACGTAATACATAGCACGTAACACATTTAAGAAGGATCCCCTTGCGTTATGAAAAGATGACTCCCTTTCGGGTCATGGATCTGGTCCGACAGGCCCAGAATTACGAAGATACGATCCATTTTGAAGTCGGCCAGCCCGATCTTCTCCCGCCTCCCGGCGTCAAAAAGGCATTGCTTGAAGCGGTGGAGAGTGACCGCTACGCCTATACCGAGAGTATGGGACTTTTTGAGCTTCGCAGGAAAATCGCCGCCCACTACCGTCATGACTACGGTGTGGAGGTCGATCCGGCGTGCATTCTGATCACCCCGGGCACGAGCAATGCCTTTCTGGTCGCCTACCTGCTGACCCTGGAAGAGGGGGGCGTTTTGGGCTTGGCCGATCCTTCCTACCCCTGCTATCCAAACTTTGCGGCGATGGTGGATGTGCAACCCCGATTTTTCCCGGTGGACCGAAGCAACGGATACCTTCTGCGCGCGGAGGATTTGGCGGGAAGCCGGCTCGATGCGGTGCACATCTCCTCCCCCTCCAACCCCACCGGAACCCTCTATGATGCGGAGACTTTACGGGATTTGGCCACCTATTGCGAAGGGGAGGGGGTCGCGCTGATCTCCGATGAGCTCTACCACGGCCTGGTCTACGGAAAACGGGCCCACACCGCCCTGGAGTTCAGCCAAGAGGCGATCGTCATCAATGGCTTCTCCAAATACTTCTGTATGCCGGGGCTGCGCATCGGCTGGATGATCGTGCCGGAGCGCCTGATCCGACCGGCGGAGATCATCGCCCAGAATCTCTTTATCTCCGCGCCGACCCTGAGCCAGTATGCGGCTCTGGAAGCCTTCGATTACGATTACTTGGCCCAGGTGCGCGAAACCTTCAAAAAACGCCGGGATTGGCTCCATGAAGCGCTCGATCCCCTGCTGCCTGTGGATGCCCATCCCGACGGGGCCTTTTATCTCTGGTGCGATGCTTCGGCCTATACCGAGGATAGCGACGCCTTCAGCCGGGAGTTGCTGGAAGCGATCCACATCGCCGTCACACCGGGGGTCGACTTTGGAAAGTATGGCACCCAAACCAAGCTTCGCTTCGCTTATACCCGAAGTATCGAGCATATGGCGGAGGGAGTGGAACGATTGAGAAGATATCTTCTCAAGTGAGGAGTGAGGAATTTCGGTAACAATGTGTCATTTCCTTCGACATCCCGTTATCTAAGCCGAAATCCAATTATCAGACCCAAAGATTTTCAAGTGTCCTACATTGTTGCCTCATAGGATCCCTTTAGTCAGATTTTCTATAGATTTTTTCTTGACCCTATCCTATGCATTATGCTAGTGTTGGTTATCTGTAAAAGGAGGAGATGATGATCAAGCTGCGTTGGTTGGTAGAGGTTATTGCATTATTTATAATAACTCTAACATATCTTACAGCATCCGACTATCAAAAAGCATTAGAGTTATGTGAACAATATTATCATTCTTCTCGCGTCTACGTGTATGGATATGCTTATCACACCAAGCCTTATGATGGAGTTTGGGCAGCATGCAGTGGAAATTGCACTATATGTAGTCAAAATCTAAAGGATGTTAATACCACACCGTACTGGACTAATAGAGATGGGGGAAACCATAGAAATATTTCAAAAAATTACACTGAAGGTAATATACCTAAAAAGAATTACTGTTACTACTTTGAGCATTTTGCAGACCATTATTATTGCCAAAAATGTGGCAGCAGTGATTCTAACTACACCGCCCCACAAAATTGGCAACCCAGGCCAGATCTTTACTACCTTAATGGGTGCTCACAAG is a window of Nitratifractor salsuginis DSM 16511 DNA encoding:
- a CDS encoding pyridoxal phosphate-dependent aminotransferase; the encoded protein is MRYEKMTPFRVMDLVRQAQNYEDTIHFEVGQPDLLPPPGVKKALLEAVESDRYAYTESMGLFELRRKIAAHYRHDYGVEVDPACILITPGTSNAFLVAYLLTLEEGGVLGLADPSYPCYPNFAAMVDVQPRFFPVDRSNGYLLRAEDLAGSRLDAVHISSPSNPTGTLYDAETLRDLATYCEGEGVALISDELYHGLVYGKRAHTALEFSQEAIVINGFSKYFCMPGLRIGWMIVPERLIRPAEIIAQNLFISAPTLSQYAALEAFDYDYLAQVRETFKKRRDWLHEALDPLLPVDAHPDGAFYLWCDASAYTEDSDAFSRELLEAIHIAVTPGVDFGKYGTQTKLRFAYTRSIEHMAEGVERLRRYLLK
- a CDS encoding efflux RND transporter permease subunit, producing the protein MISYKPKDIAGKLALAFLKNPLTLVLGISLLLLGFISLEVMPREEDPQIAISGGAVIAPMPGATPREIENVIVNPLERKLREIKGIDHIYGIAMHNVGIVNVVYKIGERREDANLKLYDKVMQNMDKMPKGVMQPLVKPFDIDIDIPILTFAFYPLEGQKADYEKLFPLVRHMQQRINAVHNVAKTTLKGEHKPQFNVEVDLNKLSAYNLSLGQIMKAIQSIAVNVPDVKGRTKSKKLLIFGVKNAIETVDDVKNIIVAQYMGSPIYLRDVATVERGIDFQNFKTAYVAFKKGKSAEEIRKAKLSPVKEQITLTVSKLAGTNAVFVADDVLKVMAQYRERLRKYGFGYIVTRNYGKRANDAVNELVDHLLVTILIIAIMLVFALGFKEAIIVTLTVPAILAVTLFIAWISGQTINRITLFAFLLSLGLLVDAAIIVIENIHRHLHSHDAPERSMEEILVEATDEIGAPTNVATLAIIMTMIPMLFVGGMMGSFMKPIPLNVPVALIASLVVAYIFTPYLSLKLLKKPKAHHHHHHGQDGKEGAK
- a CDS encoding efflux RND transporter permease subunit; the encoded protein is MKRFENFVYNILEHKSKKTLVVLLTLLALAGSVAMLPFKIVKAKMLPGKSDNTFSVYITTPTGSSIDQTYQVGQCVVEELKKEPEITDMEIYAGMGIPLDYAGLVKGSGMKNSENVAEIAVNLTDKHEREITSIEMVHRLRPVVKKACSGVVPGSRIQFVEQPAGPPTLASIVVEVTGHNIPKIRELAAEVAGILKKTPTLVDVDIMEDDIYKKYELIPDKEKIARSGLSVDQVNKIIYLAFEGMAIAHKNSANEPDQIQIFEILDPRTKLFKSKSLDALRRKLNELNLMNKKGMMVPISEVVTIKEVDSKPSIMQKDLHRMINVTAETDEESQVYPLLEARERMIKYFTKKGYKVEKEPGMSTYMFDLHLTDPKTGEKYLLRWDGEMKVTLDTFRDLGGAFIGALVLIFLLLVIYYKNYGLPTIVLIGSFLSIIGVIVGHWVADLVTKDTFFLTATSLIGFIALMGISSRNSLLLIDFAKSLMEARGMPKRRAIAVASATRAKPIMLTAIAIILGSALLASDPIFGGLGVALISGTVAAVFVSLIFVPVLLDNAKSMELDDDNPLHHDPNDISITR
- the efp gene encoding elongation factor P; the encoded protein is MATIGMGDIKKGTRLEIDGNPYKVIEFQHVKPGKGAAFVRIKIRNLANGKVIEKTVHAGDKFEVPELEYKKMQYLYDDGEMLQFMDSETFDQMGLTHEQVGEVFDFMIDGMEATILFHKGKPITVEIPQTVELKVVETPPNFKGDSQGGKKPATLESGAVVQVPFHILEGDVVKVDTVEGKYLEKVK
- a CDS encoding efflux RND transporter periplasmic adaptor subunit is translated as MKKIILTVLAIAGTLFSGELELSGTVISDNQKMITSRFMGFVKDMNVSEGDRVKKGQVLYEIDSKEIEAAVKQVDLAISQARLALQMNENQLNNVLLNLARNKRLLQKDMVSKFEVEQLELAAKNMRDMVEIAKKQVEQAEAQKESVLNQYKYLTIKAPNDGVVVAKRLNEGDMQIPGMPALVITDLRHLKVLVQISESNLKHIRIGKKVKVEIPSIGFQTEGKISAIIPASNPMTHKFKIKITFDKKNANVFPGMYAKVYIPEEDK
- a CDS encoding DJ-1 family glyoxalase III codes for the protein MARALVPLAEGFEEIEGVTIIDILRRGGVAVDSAYLPGEFATDLVTGANGITVQADIPLANAVVDEYDIIALPGGWGGTNRLAENELAQSLLKSFKEQGKWVAAMCAAPYALHVAGVLSPKYTCYPGVEEQIRPQDWVNEMVVVDEKVITSQGPGTAICFALEIVRQLVGEESYTTVKEGTLARYC
- a CDS encoding TolC family protein, with product MWRAISVLLIGSIPALAGLKHLTLNQALQILDKKNMEIKVSKFEETMKKYDELVVEGKNWGSLTVSLQALRSNDAGNVFGFKLQSREADFEDFGFSDFLACMGANPPAYCQDVLHRQPEDLNYPKARNHFLTKLTYQVPLYTGGKLTEYKKITEKMYQMSKLDTRKLRDEKIFQVKKAFYNITLVNRYIYNLNKIRHNMEKLKRTIWEMKKEGYTKKTDVLEVEARLAKVDSMLNQARLNRSLALQFLSFLIDTDVDSIRQVNLSVHAPRVSKSDIERMSLDIQKAKMGLEVARHAIQTEKANFLPMVGAFGEYGSADDHLWNDFGKKDFYTVGMQVKMNLFNGGSDKAKLEKARVRHMKVATQVALAKKGIALQVKKLQTSIRSLEYDLKSERKQLELAKQVYKTYETKYKEGLASITDVLIKQSIELQVLLEYLQVANKHSEKVFELEKILDWGGRS
- the serA gene encoding phosphoglycerate dehydrogenase yields the protein MSKYTIVVCDHIHESGLKILASDPEVELINAADEPKDQLLEKYIPLADVAITRSSTDVDEKFLARAKKMRAIVRAGVGVDNVDIPGCSKLGIVVMNVPTANTIAAVEMTMAHMLACARQFPYAHNNLKLDRVWRRQDWYGTELKDKKLGIIGFGNIGSRVGKRAKAFEMDVITYDPYIDPRKATDLDIAYTENFDDILACDIITIHTPKTEETIGMIGKEEIAKMKDGVILINCARGGLYDEEALYEGLKSGKIAMAGIDVFSKEPAIDNPLLDLNNVTVTPHLGANTRESQRNIAVQAAENAIAAAKGIAYPNALNLPIRENELPEFVMPFLELTQKIGYMSAQVAKSGAKAIKVIAEGPVSEYIDSLTTFATVGVMSEALADSINYVNAEYVAKEREIEILKETIPEAKGFKNLVTVKLTTQNGQVIRISGTVFEEGIQRIVDIDGYTLDLEPKGRMILFKNNDEPGVIGDVGRIIAENGLNIGDFRLGRDSNGQALAVVRVDGEIPKKLIDELAALPACISVKAVSL